TGAAGGCCGCCAGCAACATCACGGCGGCAGTGAGGGCCAGCGCTTCGGGGCTCACGAGTCCCGTTCCGCCTCAAAAGGCGGGTAGCCGGCCGCGGCCAGGCTGTCGTCGCTCAGCGGCACGAAACTCTTTTGTGCGTCGTCGCGCACGAGCAGCGGGTCGTCTTTTGCGTCAGCCGGATCGTAGCCGTCGCGTTGAAGGTCGACTTTGCGCAGTTTGAAGGTGCTGGTCATGTCGGCCTCTCGCGACAGGCGCAGGAACACCGGCTGCGCGTATGATGCCAGGCGCTCGCTGCAGTGCTCGAAGAAAGCGCGGCCGTCAAAGTCGTCGGCATTGTCGACGATGAGCGCGGCCATGCCTGCGCGCCCCTCCGTGCCGGGCACGCGCACGCCGTACACGTTGGCCAGCAGCAGGCCGTCGAAACCGGACAGCGCCTCGGCAACCTCCTGGGTTGATACGTTTTCTGATTTCCATCGAAAGGTGTCGCCCACGCGGTCAACAAAGTAGTAGTAGCCGTCCTCGTCGCGCCGCAACAGATCGCCGCTGCGATACCAGCTGTCGCCGGGGGCGAATACGTCGGCCAGCAACTTGGCGTTCGTGGCCTCGGGGTCGGTGTAGCCCTCGAAGCGGCCGGCCCCGGAGTCGGGCAGGTCGGGCACCATGCCCACGAACTCGCCAGTCTCGCCCACCTCGCATTCGATGCAGAAGCCCTCGGTATCGCGCGGATGACTGTCGGCCTGGTCGTCGTAGCGTATCAGTCGGCCGTTGTGCATCTGGGGAAACGGTACCCGCCCGCAGGAGCCCACGCGGTTGTCGAGGTTGATCAACGAGGTGTTGGCCTCGGTCGACGACCAGCCTTCGAGTATGCGCTCGACGCCAAAGCGTTGCTGAAACTCCTGCCAGATATCGGGCCCCAGGCCCGCGCCCATCATCACTCGCAGGTCGTGGTCGCGGTCGTTGTCGCGCGGTGCTTGCGCGAGCAGGTAGCGGCATATCTCGCCTATGTACTGGCAGCCGGTCACCCCGTAGCGCCGGGCGTCGTCCCAGAAGCGGCTGGCGCTGAAGCGCCGCAGCATTGCTATGGCCGCGCCGTGCGACAGGGCCGACGAGGTAACGACCATGCCCGCCGCGCCGTGGTAGAGGGGCAGCACGCAGTAAATCACGTCGTTGGTCGTGTAGCCGGCGATGGCCGACATGCCGTCGCCCACGCCCAGGTAGCGCATGTGGCTCAAGCGCGCGGCCTTGGGCAGACCGGTGGTGCCCGAGGTGAAGACGTGGAACAGGTCGTCGCCTGCCAGCAGGCCTTCGCGCACGGAGGGGTCGGGGTTGTCGTTGGACTGGTCGGCCAGAAGTTGGTCGAGGGCAAGGGAGCCGGGCGGTGCCTGGGCCGAGGCGCCGAGCTCGGGGTCGGCCATCACCGCGAAGGTGTAGCGAGCGCTGGCATTGCCGGCCAGGCTCGCCACGCGGTCGAGGCATTCCTCGCCAACGATCACGGTCGAGCAGTCGGCCACCGACAGCGCGTGCTCGAGTACCTGGCCCGTGCTGTTGCTGTTGACGAGCACCGTCACTACGCCCAGCTTGCACAGGCCGCCCCACGCGACCAGGAACTCGGGACGGTTTTCCATCATCAGCGCCACGCGGTCGCCGCGGGTAAGACCCCGGGCTACTGCCCAGTGCGCCACGCGGTTGGCCTGGCTGTTGAACTCGGCGTAGGTCAGTTGCCTCTCGCCGAAGAACACGAACACACGCTCGCCGCTGTCGAGGGCTCGCTGCTCGATACGGTCGGCCACCGTGAGCGTCTGCGACGGGGTGTGCGCAAGCGTGGCCGCCGAAAGCAGGTTCATCTGCTCCTGCGTTTGCTCTCTCGAAGGGAGATCCGTTCCTTTGACCACAAAAGTACCAGGGCTGCCCCCTCGTGGGAGGCAGGAAGTGATAACTACAGTCTTTGGGCAGGCGAAAAAAGGGGCGTGACTTTCGCCACGCCCTCGGATCGAGGTGCCCGGGCTGCCTTGGGGCGTTTTCTGCGTATAACGTAGGAGCGGTGACCCCTACGACAGGGGCTCGCTTGCAGGGACGCGGCCGGCCGCAGGGAGAGAAGTGCGATGACAGCTGAAAGCGACGGTGGTGTGGTGCTGGTTACCGGGGCGTCTTCGGGCTTCGGGCGCGAAACCGCGGCGCTGCTGGCCGAGAGGGGTTGGCGTGTGTACGGCACGAGTCGAAAGCCGGCTGCCTGCGGGGAGACTCGTTTTGAACTGCTGGAGCTCGATGTCGCCAGCGAGCGCTCTGTGACCGACTGTGTCGGCGAGTTGCTCGAGCGCGAAGGTCGAGTGGACGCGCTGGTCAACAATGCCGGTGTCGTGATGGGTGGCGCCCTCGAAGAAACCAGCGACGACGAGGCGCTGGCGCTGTTGCAGGTCAACTTGCTGGGGCCCGCCCGGGTCGCGCGCGCGGTGCTGCCGGCCATGCGCAGTGCCGGACGTGGGCGCATAGTCAACGTGGGCTCGTTGGCCTCGATGGTGGGCCTGCCCTTCCAGGCCTGGTACTCGGCGAGCAAGGCCGGCCTGGCGCTGCTCAGCGAGGGCTTGCGCCAGGAAGTGCGCGCGCAGGGTGTGTGGGTGTCGCTGGTGGAGCCCGGTGATTTTGCCACCGAGATAAGCGATCACCGCTTGTCGGTTGATAAGCGTCTCGATGTTTACGCGGCCGCGCGCGAACGCGCGGTGTCCGTCATGGCGGCCGATGAGCGTGGCGGTCCCGGGCCCGTGGGCGTGGCGCGCATGGTCGCGCGTGCCTTGTCGGACCACCGGCCACGGCACTGCTATAGAGTCGGCCGCGAGGTCCCGTGGCTGACCGCGGCCATGGCACTGCTGCCTGCTCGTTTTACCGAGGCCGCTGTCAGACGCCTCTACCGCGTGGACGGCTGAAGCGGCAGTATCCGCCGGGTCGCTGGACGAGAATCCCCCCCCCCGGCTGTTGTCTGAGCCTCCCGCACTCTATAGATAGTCTTCGTTCCGAGCCTGTTCGGAACGACTAAGGGGAGTGAGGTAATCTTGATGATGAGTTTTCGTGCGGTATTCGCGGCCGGCTTGACGGCTGCCCTGTTTGTTCTAGTAACGGCTATGCAGGCCCCGGCAGCGGGCTGCGGCGACCCGGCCCCGCCGCCCAACGGCGACGGCAACGTCACCGCGGCAGACGCGCTTTACTGCCTGCAGATGGCGGTTGGCAGCCAAACCACCGACCTCACCACCTGTGACGCCGACGACGGCGGCACGGCTACGGCGGCGGACGCGCTGCGCGTACTGCAAAACGCAGTGGGCCAGGCGGTAACCCTGACCTGCCCCGGCGGCGGTAGCGCCTCGGGACTGGCCTGCACCTCGGCCGAGTTTTTCCCCCTGGGAGATTCGGAACTCGATTCGGGCACCACCGGGCTGGGCCACAACGCGACCCTGGTGGAAGGCTTCTCCTTGACCTTCGACACCCCCAAGGCCTGCGTAGGTGGCGCCACACCCGGTGACGCCTGCTCGCTTGACGCCGACTGCGGCGGCGGCACCTGCGATGTTACCTGCAACTGCGACGGCACCGAGGATTGTGAAATCCGCGGCCCGGCCCTGCAGGGACGTTGCCTGACCACGCTGGTACCCTGCGATTCGGGATCCGAATGTGTAAGCGGCCAGTGCGAGCGCTTCTTCGGCTCTCCGTTGCCGCTCAGCTCGGGCGGAGTACCGGTCTGCGTTACGACCTATTTCTCAGACGACATTGTGGGCACGGCCAACCCCAGCACCGGCCAGGGAGAGGCCACGGCCAGTCTGCGCAGCCGCGTACACCTGGGCCTGACGAGCGACCAACCCTGCCCGCGTTGCGGGCATCTGAACGATAACCCTGAAGTGGGCGATAACTTCCTCTGCGACGG
The DNA window shown above is from Candidatus Binatota bacterium and carries:
- a CDS encoding long-chain-acyl-CoA synthetase encodes the protein MNLLSAATLAHTPSQTLTVADRIEQRALDSGERVFVFFGERQLTYAEFNSQANRVAHWAVARGLTRGDRVALMMENRPEFLVAWGGLCKLGVVTVLVNSNSTGQVLEHALSVADCSTVIVGEECLDRVASLAGNASARYTFAVMADPELGASAQAPPGSLALDQLLADQSNDNPDPSVREGLLAGDDLFHVFTSGTTGLPKAARLSHMRYLGVGDGMSAIAGYTTNDVIYCVLPLYHGAAGMVVTSSALSHGAAIAMLRRFSASRFWDDARRYGVTGCQYIGEICRYLLAQAPRDNDRDHDLRVMMGAGLGPDIWQEFQQRFGVERILEGWSSTEANTSLINLDNRVGSCGRVPFPQMHNGRLIRYDDQADSHPRDTEGFCIECEVGETGEFVGMVPDLPDSGAGRFEGYTDPEATNAKLLADVFAPGDSWYRSGDLLRRDEDGYYYFVDRVGDTFRWKSENVSTQEVAEALSGFDGLLLANVYGVRVPGTEGRAGMAALIVDNADDFDGRAFFEHCSERLASYAQPVFLRLSREADMTSTFKLRKVDLQRDGYDPADAKDDPLLVRDDAQKSFVPLSDDSLAAAGYPPFEAERDS
- a CDS encoding SDR family NAD(P)-dependent oxidoreductase, with amino-acid sequence MTAESDGGVVLVTGASSGFGRETAALLAERGWRVYGTSRKPAACGETRFELLELDVASERSVTDCVGELLEREGRVDALVNNAGVVMGGALEETSDDEALALLQVNLLGPARVARAVLPAMRSAGRGRIVNVGSLASMVGLPFQAWYSASKAGLALLSEGLRQEVRAQGVWVSLVEPGDFATEISDHRLSVDKRLDVYAAARERAVSVMAADERGGPGPVGVARMVARALSDHRPRHCYRVGREVPWLTAAMALLPARFTEAAVRRLYRVDG